One window of the Pedobacter ginsengisoli genome contains the following:
- a CDS encoding DUF1574 family protein — translation MRQFLKSTFLFLLPILVLGILEEFLLRHIPNDYELKSNYLKVHTSEIAVLFLGSSHAFYGINPAVVKEKSFNAAYVSQSLDLDDDILEKYDTNWKSLKFIVVPISYFSLYSSLRHNDESWRLKNYAIYCGIEATDDVFSHFEIFGQFEQNMDKLYLYYIKKNSLLTSSYLGWGEHKTMMDKVAFLNSGTIAAKRHTGINEEYFAKNKVVLERIISFAKQRNIKVLFYTPPAYKTYFEHLDVKQLNQTVHLMADLAAHYKNVTYVNLLKDNSFDISDFHDADHLNKLGAKKLSVMLDGVIQQINLQNK, via the coding sequence ATGAGACAGTTTCTGAAATCCACCTTTCTATTTCTGCTTCCAATACTGGTTCTTGGAATTCTAGAAGAATTTCTCCTTCGTCATATTCCTAATGATTATGAACTTAAGAGTAACTATTTAAAAGTGCACACAAGTGAGATAGCTGTTTTATTTCTGGGAAGTTCACATGCTTTTTATGGAATTAACCCGGCCGTTGTTAAGGAGAAATCCTTCAACGCGGCTTATGTTTCGCAATCACTTGATTTAGATGATGACATCCTCGAAAAATACGACACAAACTGGAAAAGTTTAAAATTCATTGTTGTGCCTATTTCTTATTTTAGTTTATATAGCTCTTTGAGGCATAATGATGAAAGCTGGAGATTAAAAAATTATGCAATCTATTGCGGAATTGAGGCAACAGATGATGTTTTTAGTCACTTTGAAATATTTGGCCAGTTTGAACAGAATATGGACAAACTGTATCTATATTATATTAAAAAGAATAGTCTTCTTACTTCCTCTTATCTGGGCTGGGGAGAACACAAAACGATGATGGATAAAGTAGCTTTCCTTAATAGTGGAACAATCGCTGCAAAAAGGCATACCGGAATAAATGAGGAATATTTTGCAAAGAATAAAGTTGTTTTGGAACGCATCATTAGTTTCGCAAAACAAAGGAACATAAAGGTGCTATTTTATACTCCGCCTGCTTATAAAACATATTTTGAGCACTTGGATGTGAAGCAACTTAACCAAACAGTTCATCTGATGGCAGATTTAGCCGCTCATTATAAAAATGTAACTTATGTAAACTTACTAAAAGATAACTCATTCGATATTTCAGATTTTCATGATGCTGATCATTTAAATAAATTAGGTGCAAAAAAGCTATCTGTTATGCTTGATGGAGTAATTCAACAGATAAATCTCCAAAATAAATAA
- a CDS encoding ArsR/SmtB family transcription factor yields the protein MRRDIFQAIADPTRRAIIVLIAIQGMTPNALAEHFDTSRQAISKHLRILTECELIKSEHKGREIYYLLEIDKMKEIDKWLEQFRKIWETRFSQLDDLLLTMKNIKK from the coding sequence ATGAGAAGAGATATTTTTCAAGCTATTGCAGACCCCACAAGGCGGGCTATCATTGTACTTATAGCTATACAAGGAATGACGCCTAATGCTCTTGCTGAGCATTTTGATACCTCTCGGCAGGCTATTTCCAAACACTTGCGCATTTTAACAGAGTGTGAATTGATAAAATCAGAACATAAGGGTAGAGAAATCTATTACCTACTTGAAATAGACAAAATGAAGGAAATAGACAAATGGCTGGAGCAGTTCCGTAAAATTTGGGAAACAAGATTTAGCCAACTTGATGACTTACTATTAACAATGAAAAATATAAAAAAATGA
- a CDS encoding SRPBCC domain-containing protein, whose product MKSNLLFDFTVNKSTNTVFVNREFAANQSSVWDAFTKQEILDKWWAPKPWISRTKYMNFKEGGRRFYAMVGPEGEEHWSIQDFTAITPKTNFKFLDAFTDKDEKINPEMPGSEWNLEFNETEETTTVNITIKHKTLADLENIINMGFKEGFTMTLDYLATLLAK is encoded by the coding sequence ATGAAAAGTAATCTATTATTCGACTTTACAGTCAACAAGTCTACAAATACAGTATTTGTAAACAGAGAATTTGCGGCAAATCAATCTTCAGTTTGGGATGCATTCACAAAACAGGAAATCCTTGACAAGTGGTGGGCACCTAAGCCCTGGATTTCAAGGACAAAATATATGAACTTTAAGGAGGGAGGACGTAGGTTTTATGCAATGGTAGGCCCTGAAGGAGAGGAACATTGGTCCATTCAGGATTTTACAGCTATAACTCCCAAAACAAATTTCAAATTCTTAGATGCTTTTACTGACAAGGATGAAAAGATCAATCCAGAAATGCCTGGTTCAGAGTGGAATTTGGAATTTAACGAAACAGAAGAAACAACAACGGTAAACATTACTATCAAGCATAAAACACTTGCCGATCTGGAGAATATTATCAATATGGGCTTCAAGGAAGGATTTACCATGACATTGGATTACCTGGCTACCTTATTGGCGAAATAA
- a CDS encoding aldo/keto reductase yields the protein MSKLGLGCMRMSSVWGGPTPDETESIATINAALDSGINFLNTGDFYGAGHNELLVGKAIKGRRDDAFISVKFGAFFHNGQWLGLDLRPVAIKNFINYSLTRLGIETIDLYQPCRMDGSVPVEDIIGTVADLIKEGKVRYVGVSEITPEQLRHANQVYPISALEIGYSLADRQIENELLPVAKELNIAVAAFANTAEGLLTGDMKAPLAADDHHLHFSRFQGDNLVKNLEKVDALKALANDKQVTPTQVAIAWVNVQGDHIMPLVSMSRRARLTENAVAMDIVFTHAEMELLNTIFAHGAIAGGTYLQR from the coding sequence GTGTCCAAACTGGGTTTGGGCTGCATGCGCATGTCTTCTGTATGGGGCGGCCCTACACCTGACGAAACAGAGAGTATAGCAACAATAAATGCCGCGCTAGACAGTGGTATCAACTTTTTAAATACCGGCGACTTTTATGGAGCAGGACACAATGAATTGTTAGTAGGTAAGGCTATTAAAGGTCGCAGAGATGATGCTTTTATAAGCGTTAAATTCGGCGCTTTTTTTCATAATGGCCAGTGGTTGGGTCTTGATCTGCGTCCAGTGGCTATCAAAAACTTCATTAATTATTCACTTACCCGTTTGGGTATTGAAACAATTGATCTATACCAACCATGCCGTATGGATGGTAGTGTACCGGTTGAGGATATCATTGGTACAGTTGCAGATCTAATAAAAGAGGGTAAAGTGCGTTACGTTGGTGTTTCTGAGATTACGCCTGAACAATTGCGCCATGCTAATCAAGTTTATCCGATAAGCGCGTTGGAGATAGGCTATTCTTTAGCCGATAGGCAGATCGAAAACGAACTGTTGCCAGTCGCAAAAGAACTGAACATAGCGGTAGCCGCTTTTGCCAACACCGCCGAAGGGTTATTAACCGGGGATATGAAGGCACCCCTTGCGGCAGACGACCATCACCTACATTTTTCCCGTTTCCAAGGCGACAATCTTGTTAAAAATTTAGAGAAAGTAGACGCATTGAAAGCTTTAGCGAACGATAAACAGGTTACACCTACCCAAGTGGCCATTGCTTGGGTAAATGTACAGGGCGACCATATTATGCCCCTGGTAAGCATGAGCCGCCGTGCAAGATTGACTGAAAATGCAGTTGCTATGGATATCGTATTTACACATGCAGAAATGGAATTATTAAATACTATTTTTGCACATGGCGCCATTGCAGGCGGTACTTACTTACAGAGATAA
- a CDS encoding helix-turn-helix domain-containing protein, which yields MTNPAEILPGVIFYSYLSAERKDKVCFWNHHTLVLMVSGQLHLETASQRTEVKAGEMLLVGKNQLGTLTKTPLPGQSYESIVICLQDDLLRKIALEEQIGVEPKYSGPSNVPIPPDPFLLGYFQSIIPYARATVETLPEEMGILKVKEGVKLLLHSLPQLKSFLFNFAEPHKIDLEHFMMSNFHFNVSVERFAHLTGRSLAAFKRDFTKIFAMPPRQWLLDKRLTAARHLIEHKHQKPSAIYLDLGFESLPHFSRSFKKKFGKTVKSVQKYQL from the coding sequence ATGACCAATCCTGCTGAAATACTTCCAGGCGTAATCTTCTATTCTTATCTTTCAGCAGAACGGAAAGATAAAGTATGCTTCTGGAACCATCATACCCTGGTATTGATGGTTTCGGGGCAGCTTCATTTAGAAACTGCCAGCCAGCGAACGGAAGTAAAAGCTGGTGAAATGTTGCTTGTGGGTAAAAATCAATTAGGTACACTTACTAAAACACCGCTTCCTGGCCAAAGTTACGAGAGCATTGTTATTTGTTTGCAGGATGATTTGTTACGCAAAATTGCCCTGGAGGAACAGATAGGTGTTGAGCCTAAATACTCCGGTCCATCTAATGTGCCAATTCCTCCTGATCCTTTTTTGCTGGGTTATTTCCAGTCTATTATTCCTTACGCCCGTGCCACGGTCGAGACGCTGCCTGAAGAGATGGGCATCCTCAAAGTAAAAGAAGGTGTTAAATTATTATTACATAGCTTGCCACAATTAAAGTCTTTCCTGTTTAACTTTGCCGAACCCCATAAAATTGACCTGGAGCATTTTATGATGTCCAACTTTCATTTTAATGTTTCGGTTGAAAGATTTGCCCACCTTACTGGGCGTAGCTTGGCTGCGTTTAAACGCGACTTCACAAAAATATTTGCCATGCCGCCCCGGCAATGGCTGTTAGATAAACGTTTAACAGCAGCACGACATTTGATAGAGCATAAGCATCAAAAGCCATCGGCTATTTATCTTGATCTTGGATTTGAAAGCCTTCCACACTTTTCGCGCTCATTTAAAAAGAAATTTGGTAAAACAGTAAAAAGCGTACAAAAATATCAGCTCTAG
- a CDS encoding VOC family protein: protein MATTNTYLNFNGNCESAFNFYKSVFGGEFTYIGRFGEMPETEEYKVPEADRGKIMHVSLPIGASILMGSDCGGDWAPTFVLGNNFSVSVSADSKEEADQIFNALAVDGKITMPLANTFWGDYFGMLTDQFGINWMMSYNEQIKK from the coding sequence ATGGCAACAACAAACACCTACCTGAACTTCAATGGGAATTGCGAGTCAGCATTTAACTTTTACAAATCTGTCTTCGGTGGGGAATTTACCTACATCGGACGTTTTGGCGAAATGCCCGAAACCGAAGAATACAAAGTGCCGGAAGCCGATAGAGGTAAAATCATGCATGTATCATTGCCAATAGGTGCTTCTATCCTGATGGGTAGTGATTGTGGAGGGGACTGGGCACCAACATTTGTGCTGGGAAATAATTTTTCTGTTTCTGTATCTGCAGATAGTAAAGAAGAAGCAGATCAAATTTTCAATGCTTTGGCAGTCGATGGAAAAATAACAATGCCACTGGCAAATACATTTTGGGGAGATTATTTTGGGATGCTAACAGATCAGTTCGGGATAAACTGGATGATGAGTTACAACGAGCAAATCAAAAAATAG
- a CDS encoding HD domain-containing protein translates to MQQVAFIKELDKLKYIQRRTKLFNSNRHENDAEHSWHLALMTLVLAEHSDAPIDILKVLKMVL, encoded by the coding sequence TTGCAACAAGTAGCATTTATCAAAGAGCTTGACAAGCTAAAATATATTCAGCGCAGAACTAAATTATTTAATAGCAACAGACATGAAAATGATGCAGAACATAGTTGGCATTTAGCATTGATGACACTTGTTTTGGCAGAACATTCTGACGCTCCAATAGACATACTAAAGGTATTGAAGATGGTACTATAA
- a CDS encoding PQQ-dependent sugar dehydrogenase, translating into MFSKIYKPVALSITLLSLTVCSMAQTGKPVEKNKANTDYKPAFAGQTRIGSVKTKTPYTIKVISTELNGPWGMHALPDGRLLISSKPGAMQILTTAGKIDKTITGFPEVQFQGQGGLLDINIDPDFAKNRMVYWTYAQPGEGATLAVAKGKLSADETKLENVSVIFEASPRFKGAGQFGSRLVFDKQGNIFISSGDRQSNDIREKAQDLNATTGKIIHITKDGKPVAGNPFIGRADAKPEIYAYGFRNPDGLSINPINGDLWETEFGPRGGDEINLIKPGANYGWPYVTYGIEYGGQKVYDGIQQKEGTVQPVYYWDPVISPGCMMFYTGNIAEWKNNLFVGGLSGQHIIRLVIKNNKVVGEERLLSDKNERWRCMANGKDGAIYAATDSGKLYKISKQ; encoded by the coding sequence ATGTTTTCAAAAATTTATAAACCGGTAGCCCTAAGCATCACACTTTTATCATTAACCGTATGCAGTATGGCACAAACCGGCAAACCGGTTGAAAAAAATAAGGCTAATACCGACTATAAGCCTGCGTTTGCCGGACAAACCCGTATTGGTAGCGTTAAAACCAAAACTCCATATACTATTAAAGTTATCAGCACCGAACTAAATGGCCCTTGGGGTATGCACGCTTTACCCGACGGCCGTTTACTAATCAGCAGTAAGCCTGGAGCTATGCAAATATTAACAACTGCAGGTAAAATTGACAAAACCATCACTGGTTTCCCGGAAGTACAATTTCAGGGACAGGGAGGTTTACTAGATATAAACATTGACCCTGATTTTGCCAAAAATCGCATGGTTTACTGGACCTACGCACAACCAGGTGAAGGAGCAACATTAGCGGTAGCTAAAGGCAAATTATCAGCCGATGAAACAAAGCTGGAAAACGTAAGTGTAATATTCGAAGCCAGTCCGCGCTTTAAAGGTGCTGGTCAGTTTGGTTCACGCTTGGTATTTGATAAACAGGGCAATATCTTCATCAGTTCGGGTGATCGTCAATCAAATGACATTCGCGAGAAAGCACAGGATTTAAATGCAACCACTGGTAAAATTATCCATATTACCAAAGACGGTAAACCGGTTGCAGGTAACCCATTTATAGGCCGTGCAGATGCAAAGCCTGAGATTTATGCATATGGCTTTCGTAACCCGGATGGACTTTCAATTAACCCAATAAATGGTGACCTTTGGGAGACAGAGTTTGGTCCTCGCGGTGGCGATGAAATCAATTTGATTAAACCAGGAGCCAACTATGGCTGGCCTTATGTGACTTATGGTATTGAATACGGCGGCCAAAAGGTTTATGATGGTATACAACAAAAAGAAGGTACTGTGCAGCCTGTTTACTATTGGGATCCAGTTATCTCGCCAGGTTGCATGATGTTTTACACAGGCAACATAGCTGAATGGAAAAACAATCTTTTTGTAGGTGGATTAAGTGGACAGCATATTATTCGTTTGGTTATAAAAAACAACAAAGTTGTAGGCGAAGAACGTTTGCTTTCCGATAAAAACGAACGCTGGCGCTGTATGGCTAACGGTAAAGATGGTGCTATTTACGCAGCAACAGATAGCGGTAAATTATATAAGATATCTAAACAATAA
- a CDS encoding response regulator transcription factor — protein MKNNINSSLLTKNKVREVTKEDHLQQQHYLDVVKSFARLTYESIYVIDYEKMGFEYVSENPLFLCGHSSKEVLNMGYDFYFRNVPEGDLELLDLINNAGFDFYKKLPGNAKKLYSITYDFHLINKDGKHVLINHKLTPLFLTTDEQLWKAMCIVSISHHKNAGNVYIHKQGTDETWELNVKNSIWYKKEKPKLTKREIEILRLHAQGLTISEIAERIFVSPDTVKYYRRRIFERLGVNNIVEALSYTVSNKII, from the coding sequence ATGAAAAACAACATTAATTCAAGCCTACTTACAAAGAATAAAGTCAGAGAAGTAACAAAAGAGGATCATCTTCAACAGCAGCATTATTTGGATGTTGTAAAATCTTTTGCAAGGTTAACCTATGAAAGTATATATGTTATTGATTATGAAAAGATGGGGTTTGAATACGTTTCAGAAAATCCACTATTTTTATGTGGGCATTCTTCTAAGGAAGTATTGAATATGGGCTATGACTTCTATTTTAGAAATGTTCCTGAGGGTGATTTGGAACTATTGGATCTGATTAATAACGCCGGTTTTGACTTTTATAAAAAATTGCCGGGCAATGCAAAAAAATTGTACAGTATAACTTACGATTTCCATTTGATTAATAAGGATGGTAAACATGTTCTGATCAATCATAAGCTTACTCCTTTGTTTTTAACAACCGATGAGCAGTTGTGGAAAGCGATGTGCATAGTTTCGATTTCTCACCATAAAAATGCGGGGAATGTTTATATTCATAAACAGGGAACTGATGAAACCTGGGAACTAAATGTAAAAAATAGTATTTGGTACAAAAAAGAGAAACCAAAACTTACAAAAAGAGAGATAGAGATATTGCGTTTGCATGCACAAGGATTAACAATTAGCGAAATTGCAGAAAGAATCTTTGTTTCTCCTGATACTGTAAAATATTACCGAAGACGAATTTTTGAACGTTTAGGTGTAAATAATATCGTAGAAGCGCTTTCTTATACGGTTAGTAACAAGATTATTTAA